Proteins encoded within one genomic window of Psilocybe cubensis strain MGC-MH-2018 chromosome 2, whole genome shotgun sequence:
- a CDS encoding Ribonuclease P protein component 4, producing MAKKQKDETTNVNATANRDIVQRLNFLYQASIYLQSVAPGPSNKGKAREDGRSVDAMNVDEPPQVNTESTSQTARKASQKARKRKVGAKKTTADLARSYVKCMRVVGQKTTVKIDPSLKRSLCSGCSSTLVPGSNASIRVKSSSSQGNILTYTCLHCGASKRIPAPPNGAIASPSQNSSATPNVALDMDTSATIESNVVPPVSLERPPQISNKKKPRRSRALPLFARPDAGHVTFRGNERLPLDEKTGFGVLLG from the exons ATGgcaaagaaacagaaagacGAAACGACGAATGTGAACGCTACTGCGAACCGGGACATCGTTCAGAGACTCAATTTTCTTTATCAAGCTAGCATATATCTGCAATCTGTAGCTCCTGGTCCATCTAACAAAGGCAAGGCACGGGAGGACGGTAGATCCGTGGACGCTATGAACGTCGACGAGCCTCCCCAGGTCAATACGGAATCCACTTCGCAAACAGCTCGAAAAGCATCACAAAAGGCTCGCAAACGGAAAGTGGGGGCTAAAAAAACCACTGCAGATCTTGCGAGAAGTTACGTGAAATGTATGCGCGTGGTCGGGCAGAAAACCACAGTCAAAAT AGACCCGTCTTTAAAGCGTTCTCTGTGTTCAGGATGCAGCTCAACTCTCGTTCCAGGTTCTAATGCGTCAATACGCGTCAAAA GTTCCTCTAGTCAAGGCAATATCCTGACGTACACCTGCCTTCACTGCGGAGCGTCTAAACGGATACCTGCGCCTCCGAATGGTGCCATCGCTAGTCCTTCGCAAAACTCCAGTGCAACTCCAAATGTTGCGCTTGATATGGATACATCTGCAACGATAGAGTCTAATGTTGTACCGCCAGTATCTCTCGAAAGGCCTCCGCAAATTTCTAACAAGAAGAAACCGCGCCGATCTCGGGCCCTACCCCTTTTTGCGCGTCCTGATGCCGGACATGTCACTTTCCGAGGCAATGAACGCCTACCTCTGGATGAGAAAACCGGCTTTGGTGTCCTGCTCGGCTAA
- a CDS encoding Minor extracellular protease vpr has protein sequence MKSASLWSLLPSVLLATSTIAGLSLADIKKVTTLPNVANKFIVELEDIANIPNKRSFPRSLDAIYSSLRERNVEFEVTKEFDTEGIFVGASVVLNDVAAIENTPGIKAIRPVRSFKIPQLAKKHVLTGKDDPQLPPNPLSTHLLTGVDKLHAQGIKGAGIKIGILDTGIDYNHPTLGGGIGKDRLVIGGYDFVGDEYDGRNTPVPDSDPLDECQGHGTHVAGIISALPGNDFNIAGVAYEAKINAYRVFGCVGSVTEDVLVDALIRGYKDGNDVLNLSLGGADGWAASSSAVVSSRLANLGIIVAIAAGNDGEEGSWYSSSPGNAHDAISVASIENTVVPLQTATVHGVTHDPITYFATLPFAVDGILPVYATSNDTTIADDACTRLPDSTPDLSDKIVIVRRGTCSFVQKLNNIAAKGAKVALIYDNGTGFAGISVGNFKATLIQAADGEFLVQQFASGVPVALSFPQSGGSINFPNARGGLVSTFSTYGPSNDFHFKPAIAAPGGNIISTMPLALGGFAVLSGTSMATPFVAGVSGLLLSAKGKSPAVAKSARTLFETTASKVPSSLTDGDPWHTATQTGAGLIQAYNAIHAQTIVSPGELILNDTANFKGLHTFTVRNTGKSAKQYRLNHSPAGTALTIRPGTIFPATGPVPLSTKAASVSIVPSSFTLRPGQSQTVIASFRPPTGLDASTYPVYSGFIDVVSGSENYHVSYLGLLGSLKNKQVVDNTDAFFGFKLPAVLDATGDIQTAATNYTFVDGDFPSVLWRLVFGTPALRIDLVDPAINLVPTLGARGFRGGPFFTFPHKNKAGSYARVKVVGSLASFDYITRLNEGSDPYSLLNIEEPVFANGTAVPSGAYRILLRALRVTGDATRQEDYESWLSPVIGFQP, from the exons ATGAAGTCAGCTTCCCTCTGGTCACTCCTTCCTTCGGTGCTACTCGCAACCTCCACAATCGCTGGCCTCTCTCTCGCCGATATCAAAAAGGTCACCACCCTTCCCAATGTCGCCAACAAGTTTATTGTCGAATTGGAAGACATTGCGAATATCCCAAACAAACGCTCCTTTCCACGC TCTTTAGACGCTATTTATTCATCTTTGAGGGAACGAAACgtagaattcgaagttacCAAAGAGTTCGACACGGAAGGCATTTTTGTTGGAGCATCTGTTGTTCTTAAT GATGTTGCAGCTATCGAGAATACTCCTGGTATCAAAGCCATTCGCCCCGTCAGGTCGTTCAAGATACCCCAACTTGCCAAGAAGCATGTCCTGACTGGCAAGGACGACCCTCAACTCCCTCCTAATCCTCTCTCGACCCACCTTTTGACC GGAGTCGACAAACTACACGCTCAAGGAATCAAAGGAGCCGGTATCAAAATCGGAAT CCTTGACACCGGAATTGACTACAACCATCCCACTCTTGGAGGAGGTATTGGAAAGGACCGTCTGGTCATTGGAGGCTATGATTTCGTTGGGGATGAATATGATGGACGCAATACCCCTGTCCCCGACTCTGATCCTCTTGACGAATGCCAAG GCCACGGAACACACGTTGCT GGCATTATCTCCGCCCTGCCTGGAAATGATTTCAACATCGCTGGCGTTGCTTATGAAGCCAAAATAAACGCGTACAGAGTTTTTGGATGCGTTGGTTCTGTTACTGAAGATG TTCTCGTCGACGCTCTAATTCGGGGTTACAAGGATGGAAATGATGTTTTGAACTTGTCTCTGGGAGGGGCAGATGGCTGGGCTGCATCTTCAAGTGCTGTTGTTTCGAGCAGGTTGGCTAACCTTGGAATAATTGTTGCTATCGCAGCTGGAAATGAT GGAGAAGAGGGATCATGGTACTCTTCCAGTCCTGGAAACGCCCACGACGCAATCTCAGTCGCAAGCATTGAGAA CACCGTCGTACCCCTCCAAACCGCCACTGTCCACGGTGTAACCCATGATCCCATCACTTACTTTGCCACCCTTCCTTTTGCAGTTGACGGAATCCTGCCAGTGTATGCTACTTCCAACGACACAACGATCGCCGACGATGCCTGTACTCGTCTCCCCGATAGTACTCCTGATCTTTCTGATAAGATTGTGATTGTTCGTCGTGGAACATGCAGCTTT GTCCAAAAGTTGAACAATATCGCAGCCAAAGGAGCCAAAGTCGCGTTAATCTACGA TAATGGCACTGGCTTCGCTGGTATCTCCGTTGGCAACTTCAAAGCAACTCTTATTCAAGCCGCTGATGGAGAATTC CTCGTTCAACAATTTGCATCCGGAGTTCCAGTCGCATTGTCCTTCCCTCAATCCGGCGGTTCTATCAACTTCCCTAATGCTCGTGGAGGTCTTGTATCCACATTCTCTAC ATATGGTCCTTCCAACGACTTCCACTTCAAGCCTGCTATTGCTGCTCCTGGCGGAAACATTATCTCGACGATGCCTCTCGCACTCGGTGGCTTCGCTGTCCTTTCCGGAACGTCAATGGCTACTCCCTTCGTTGCTGGTGTCTCCGGTCTTCTCCTTTCTGCCAAAGGCAAATCGCCTGCCGTTGCAAAGTCTGCACGCACCTTGTTCGAGACCACCGCTAGCAAGGTTCCTTCCAGCCTCACTGATGGAGACCCTTGGCATACAGCCACTCAGACTGGTGCTGGACTGATTCAGGCCTATAACGCTATTCATGCTCAGACTATCGTGTCTCCTGGAGAACTCATTCTCAACGATACTGCCAACTTTAAGGGACT CCATACTTTCACTGTAAGAAACACTGGAAAATCTGCTAAGCAGTACAGGTTGAACCATTCTCCTGCTGGTACCGCCTTGACTATTCGACCT GGTACCATATTCCCTGCGACAGGTCCTGTACCCCTCTCAACCAAAGCTGCTAGCGTTTCCATCGTCCCATCATCCTTCACCCTCCGGCCCGGCCAAAGCCAAACCGTTATTGCCAGTTTCAGACCTCCCACCGGCCTTGATGCCTCGACCTACCCCGTATACAGTGGATTCATTGATGTCGTCAGTGGCTCTGAGAACTATCACGTTTCCTATCTTGGTCTCCTCGGAAGCTTGAAGAACAAACAAGTCGTTGATAACACCGACGCATTCTTTGGCTTCAAACTTCCTGCTGTCCTCGATGCTACAGGTGACATTCAAACTGCGGCGACTAATTATACTTTCGTCGATGGAGACTTCCCGTCTGTGTTGTGGCG TCTTGTCTTCGGAACGCCTGCCTTGCGCATCGACCTTGTAGATCCTGCAATCAACCTTGTCCCCACTTTGGGCGCGCGTGGTTTCCGAGGTGGTCCCTTCTTCACTTTCCCCCACAAAAACAAAGCTGGCTCCTATGCCCGCGTCAAAGTCGTTGGTTCCCTTGCTTCCTTTGACTATATCACCCGCTTGAACGAG GGTTCGGACCCCTACAGTCTCCTTAACATCGAAGAACCCGTCTTCGCTAACGGAACGGCTGTGCCAAGCGGCGCGTACCGAATTCTCCTACGTGCCCTTAGGGTCACTGGTGATGCGACCAGGCAAGAGGACTACGAATCATGGTTGAGCCCTGTCATTGGCTTCCAGCCTTAA
- a CDS encoding Alkali-sensitive linkage protein 1 — MKLLFPFFRRTLYPILYFLPLVFTISDVPGSYAFQARDLRNGTIVIPKAGLGWANADMVDMRQFTSTGNVSWYYTWSAFPTEADIEFVPMFWGNKSFDQFNSTMQQVLFNNVNNVTTLLGMNEPDIPSQANVTPEQGVEMWLTYIQPFHDQGLRLGSPAPSSSPAGKAWLHEFLTTCGNNCTVDFIAIHWYGTDASQFITYLEDFNATFGKPLWVTEWACQNYVDLSAQCSFNDVEEFLNITQTYMNQADFVERYVWSDEGFARTQQGQCINRRQW; from the exons ATGAAACTATTGTTTCCCTTCTTCCGAAGAACTCTTTACCCGATTCTATATTTCCTACCTCTGGTATTCACCATCAGCGATGTGCCGGGGAGCTACGCTTTTCAAGCTCGCGACCTGAGAAATGGTACAATCGTTATACCCAAGGCCGGATTAGGTTGGGCCAACGCAGATATGGTAGACATGAGACAGTTTACAAGTACAGGAAACGTTTCATG GTATTATACATGGAGCGCTTTCCCGACAGAGGCTGATATAGAATTTGTACCCATGTTCTGGGGCAACAAATCTTTTGACCAGTTTAATTCGACAATGCAGCAAGTCCTATTTAACAATGTTAATAATGTTACAACTCTTTTGGGCATGAACGA ACCGGACATACCAAGCCAGGCTAATGTAACACCGGAACAAGGCGTGGAGATGTGGTTGACTTATATTCAGCCGTTTCATGATCAAGGTCTCCGTCTGGGTAGCCCTGCACCTTCGAGTTCCCCGGCTGGGAAGGCATGGCTACATGAATTCCTAACTACTTGCGGCAACAATTGCACAGTTGATTTTATTGCCATAC ATTGGTATGGCACGGACGCCTCACAATTCATCACTTATCTCGAAGATTTTAATGCTACATTCGGGAAGCCACTATGGGTTACAGAGTGGGCGTGTCAGAATTATGTGGATCTTTCAGCACAGTGCTCCTTCAATGACGTAGAGGAGTTCCTGAATATCACTCAAACGTACATGAACCAAGCTGACTTTGTGGAGCGCTATGTTTGGAGCGATGAAGGATTTGCAAGGACTCAACAAG GACAATGCATTAATCGACGACAATGGTAA